The following are encoded together in the Anopheles nili chromosome 3, idAnoNiliSN_F5_01, whole genome shotgun sequence genome:
- the LOC128724346 gene encoding uncharacterized protein LOC128724346 — protein MKCNFERFPRWSPEIKEFFSNFLKQMQLPSEIHRTLRIVRYVAFCKASEYRTFLHYASVVVLKDFYDAQGYSHFLLYFCGVTILSSSYYQHLWTRVKDFLSRFVKDFGTYYGRTHMTNNVHNLQHVFGEVAMFGPLDNFSAYCFESHLQQIKRWVRSGKKFAEQVAGRSSEIATIYMTANLIAPKYPYLKTNGIGLHVAADFVLLPNFKDQFFLLKNDDVVKFLDVKASSLFSITIVGVRFLFKMALFELNFEDNSIAKTSSTDLNIYKIIENSPTRHMEVSWTGIKCKLVRVKLPSRSLTHPHDASITTPDRGGSMISWDDLF, from the exons ATGAAAT gcaattttgaaagatttcCTCGGTGGTCCCCTGAAATAAaggaatttttttcaaattttttgaAACAGATGCAGCTTCCTTCTGAAATTCACCGTACGCTTAGAATCGTACGGTATGTTGCTTTTTGCAAGGCTTCCGAATATAGGACCTTCCTTCATTATGCAAGTGTTGTGGTTCTGAAGGACTTTTATGATGCGCAAGGCTATAGTCACTTCCTGCTCTATTTTTGCGGTGTTACGATTTTGTCATCATCGTACTACCAGCACCTTTGGACCCGTGTGAAAGACTTCCTTTCCCGATTTGTTAAGGATTTCGGCACATATTATGGTCGTACCCACATGACCAACAATGTCCATAATCTCCAACACGTGTTTGGAGAGGTTGCAATGTTTGGACCGCTTGATAACTTTTCTGCATATTGCTTCGAAAGCCATTTACAGCAGATCAAACGTTGGGTTAGATCTGGCAAGAAGTTTGCGGAGCAAGTGGCAGGTAGATCAAGTGAAATTGCCACCATCTACATGACTGCCAATTTAATTGCTCCGAAATATCCATATTTGAAGACAAACGGTATTGGTTTACACGTGGCCGCCGATTTTGTCCTACTACCAAATTTCAAAGACCAGTTTTTTCTATTAAAAAATGATGATGTAGTTAAATTTTTGGATGTAAAAGCCTCATCATTATTCTCTATCACTATAGTTGGGGTCcggtttttgttcaaaatggCGCTTTTCGAATTAAATTTTGAAGATAACTCTATCGCAAAGACATCTTCAACTGacttaaatatttataaaattatcgAAAATTCGCCAACTAGGCACATGGAAGTATCCTGGACTGGAATCAAGTGTAAGCTGGTTCGAGTCAAGTTACCTTCGCGATCTCTCACCCATCCTCAT GATGCTTCCATCACAACTCCGGATCGAGGTGGCAGTATGATTTCGTGGGACGACCTCTTTTAA